The Gemmatimonadaceae bacterium genome window below encodes:
- a CDS encoding ATP-binding protein: MIRWSPLSNRIESLIALSQLACVATLGALLATSWWHLQGLLNATFLIALAVFALAAGGVASRMRRVSRELFAGMAAAAALLVVAEIVGRLMPASGLAQALSLVGRTEKAIIVATLNALLPLYAHAALVAQHRAAEALERSVVAERTFATTLEASVAMRTAELEDAQRVLQRMWRLGQQIALELDARRVLERFVDAASDVAQADGAAIGLIGEDGIVRLPIARGGLVELVGSQVRASDTVMGQVVRTGRAWLSDDRTRGAGPTGLAVHPAIGDGPRSLAVLPISRRGERVGAVVLSRRNENPFDQVTLSRVQAMSDLLNVALENTELVETLRRAEWRFRTLFRSAPDAVFTVLGSGRIREANDAAARIIGVDAVRMVGRRLNELVAEQDRAPLDEALAATFQGRPARLEITFGRTAGEPAHLVSLAASLLPEADPPSVLVVARDVTAERDMRMRLMQTDRLAAVGELVAGVAHELNNPLSSISAYAQLLLRDPQVDGAVREQVEVIRAETLRASAVVKDLLAFARRSEPRHEPLDLNLVVARTLRMRADRVSSHHVAVQQSLDEGLPAVIGDARQLQQVCLNLITNATQAMAPEGGTLTVATRSTGGEVVLEVSDTGAGIPDDVRSRVFEPFFTTKKEGEGTGLGLSVSYGIVTEHKGRIELADSSPRGTTFRVSLPAAQAAVASGVAPESPLVLRSPIAGIRLLFVDDEAALCAGVLAYSQTRGFTVITAPSAEAALDIMRNTNVDAVVCDIHMPGMDGLAFHSRLNLERPGLARRTVFITGDVVTATNRVAMRQPMLAKPFTFERLEASVTAVIQGRPFDDARTTPVHGSDRIP, from the coding sequence ATGATCCGTTGGTCGCCCCTGTCCAACCGCATCGAGTCCCTGATCGCCCTGTCGCAGTTGGCCTGCGTCGCCACGCTCGGGGCGCTGCTGGCCACCTCGTGGTGGCATCTCCAGGGACTCCTGAACGCCACGTTCCTCATCGCGCTCGCCGTGTTCGCGCTGGCGGCCGGCGGCGTGGCGTCGCGTATGCGGCGGGTGTCGCGCGAACTCTTCGCCGGCATGGCCGCGGCGGCGGCGCTGCTGGTGGTGGCCGAGATCGTCGGCCGTCTGATGCCGGCCTCGGGGCTCGCCCAGGCGCTGTCGCTCGTGGGTCGCACGGAGAAGGCCATCATCGTGGCCACGCTCAATGCGCTGCTCCCGCTCTACGCGCACGCCGCGCTCGTGGCGCAGCACCGCGCGGCCGAAGCGCTGGAGCGCAGTGTCGTGGCCGAGCGCACGTTCGCCACCACGCTCGAAGCGAGCGTCGCGATGCGCACAGCCGAACTGGAGGATGCGCAGCGAGTCCTCCAGCGGATGTGGCGCCTGGGCCAACAGATCGCACTCGAGCTCGATGCGCGGCGGGTGCTCGAACGATTCGTGGACGCGGCGAGCGACGTCGCGCAGGCCGACGGGGCGGCGATCGGTCTCATTGGTGAGGATGGCATCGTGCGCCTCCCGATCGCGCGCGGTGGGCTGGTCGAGCTGGTGGGCTCGCAGGTGCGGGCGTCCGATACGGTCATGGGGCAGGTCGTCCGGACCGGGCGTGCGTGGCTGAGCGACGACCGGACGAGAGGCGCCGGGCCTACCGGGTTGGCGGTGCACCCGGCGATCGGGGACGGCCCGCGCAGCCTGGCTGTGCTTCCCATCTCGAGGCGCGGCGAGCGCGTGGGCGCGGTGGTGCTCTCCCGGCGGAACGAGAATCCGTTCGACCAGGTCACGCTGTCGCGCGTGCAAGCGATGAGCGACCTGCTCAACGTGGCGTTGGAGAATACCGAGTTGGTGGAGACGCTTCGCCGCGCCGAGTGGCGGTTCCGCACCCTGTTCCGGTCTGCGCCCGATGCCGTGTTCACGGTGTTGGGCAGTGGCCGGATTCGCGAAGCCAACGACGCGGCGGCGCGGATCATCGGGGTGGACGCCGTGCGCATGGTCGGGCGTCGGCTCAACGAACTGGTGGCGGAGCAGGATCGCGCGCCCCTCGATGAAGCGCTCGCCGCGACCTTTCAGGGACGCCCGGCCCGCTTGGAGATCACCTTCGGGCGCACGGCCGGCGAGCCCGCGCATCTCGTGTCGCTGGCCGCCAGCTTGCTGCCGGAGGCCGACCCTCCGAGCGTGCTCGTCGTGGCGCGCGACGTGACGGCGGAACGCGATATGCGGATGCGGCTCATGCAGACGGATCGGCTGGCCGCGGTGGGTGAACTCGTGGCCGGCGTGGCGCACGAACTGAACAATCCGCTGAGCAGCATCAGCGCCTATGCCCAGCTCCTGCTGCGCGATCCGCAGGTGGACGGCGCCGTTCGCGAACAGGTCGAGGTGATTCGCGCCGAGACGCTGCGCGCCAGTGCCGTGGTCAAGGACCTGCTCGCCTTCGCCCGCCGCAGCGAGCCGAGGCACGAGCCGCTGGACCTGAACCTCGTCGTGGCCCGCACGTTGCGGATGCGTGCCGATCGTGTGTCGTCCCACCACGTGGCCGTACAGCAATCGCTCGACGAAGGGCTGCCGGCCGTGATCGGCGACGCGCGACAGCTGCAGCAAGTGTGCCTCAATCTCATCACCAACGCGACCCAGGCCATGGCCCCGGAGGGCGGCACGCTCACCGTCGCCACGCGATCAACAGGCGGCGAGGTGGTGCTCGAGGTGAGCGACACGGGAGCCGGCATTCCGGATGACGTCCGGTCCCGCGTGTTCGAGCCGTTCTTCACGACAAAGAAGGAAGGCGAAGGCACGGGACTTGGCCTCAGCGTGAGCTACGGCATCGTCACCGAACACAAGGGCCGCATCGAACTCGCCGACTCGTCACCGCGCGGCACCACGTTCCGCGTGTCGCTCCCGGCGGCCCAAGCGGCCGTGGCCAGCGGGGTCGCCCCGGAGTCGCCGCTCGTTCTGCGCTCGCCCATCGCCGGCATCCGCCTGTTGTTCGTGGACGACGAAGCCGCCCTCTGCGCCGGTGTGTTGGCGTACTCGCAGACGCGCGGATTCACGGTGATCACGGCGCCCAGCGCCGAGGCGGCGCTGGACATCATGCGCAACACGAATGTGGACGCCGTGGTATGCGACATCCACATGCCGGGCATGGATGGGTTGGCGTTCCACAGCCGGTTGAATCTGGAACGGCCGGGCCTGGCCCGGCGAACGGTCTTCATCACCGGCGACGTGGTCACGGCCACCAACCGCGTGGCCATGCGGCAGCCGATGCTGGCCAAGCCATTCACCTTCGAGCGCCTCGAAGCATCGGTGACGGCCGTCATTCAAGGACGGCCGTTCGACGACGCCCGGACGACGCCGGTTCACGGATCGGATCGAATCCCGTAA
- a CDS encoding SRPBCC family protein, whose protein sequence is MFPFDPDIAKAATVPARLYNDPVYLELERERVFAHSWQLVGRAEQLAEVGDYVTTEVGNDSVVIVRDGEGLRGFHNVCLHRAGPVAQGCGRRQTLQCRYHGWTYSLSGALLRAPEMEGVLGFHPDEMHLVPVAVATWGPLVFVNLDGKAPPLAEVLEDIPARVAPFHCESMRYVMRKEYDLACNWKVYVDNYLEGYHVPVVHPGLHKELDYDQYRVEPHRYSSFQHAPLRPVPSAGGDRKYVPQASEVPEAFYVWIFPNVMLNIYMGQMQTNVVLPLAHDRTRVVFEWFATNPPANPATDERWSRLVAFSDEIQDEDIAICEIVQRNLRSRVYDRGRYSAKRENGVHHFHSLLHEFLT, encoded by the coding sequence GTGTTCCCGTTCGACCCCGACATTGCCAAGGCCGCGACCGTGCCAGCGCGACTGTACAACGATCCGGTCTACCTCGAGCTGGAACGCGAGCGGGTGTTCGCGCACAGCTGGCAGCTCGTGGGTCGTGCGGAGCAACTGGCGGAGGTCGGCGACTACGTCACCACCGAGGTCGGGAACGACTCCGTCGTGATCGTGCGCGACGGCGAAGGTCTGCGCGGGTTCCACAACGTCTGCCTGCATCGCGCCGGGCCGGTGGCCCAGGGGTGTGGACGCCGCCAGACGCTGCAGTGCCGCTATCACGGGTGGACCTATTCGCTGTCGGGGGCGCTGCTGCGGGCGCCGGAGATGGAAGGGGTGCTGGGGTTCCACCCGGACGAGATGCACCTCGTTCCGGTGGCGGTGGCCACGTGGGGTCCGCTCGTATTCGTGAACCTCGACGGCAAGGCCCCGCCGCTCGCCGAGGTGCTCGAAGACATCCCGGCGCGCGTGGCACCCTTCCACTGCGAGTCCATGCGCTACGTGATGCGCAAGGAGTACGATCTCGCCTGCAACTGGAAGGTGTACGTCGACAACTACCTCGAGGGCTACCACGTGCCGGTGGTGCACCCGGGACTGCACAAGGAACTGGATTACGATCAGTACCGGGTAGAGCCGCACCGGTACTCGTCCTTCCAACATGCCCCGCTGCGCCCGGTGCCGTCGGCCGGCGGCGACCGCAAGTACGTTCCCCAGGCGAGCGAGGTGCCCGAAGCGTTCTACGTCTGGATCTTTCCCAATGTCATGCTCAACATCTACATGGGGCAGATGCAGACGAACGTGGTGCTCCCGCTGGCGCACGACCGCACGCGAGTGGTCTTCGAATGGTTCGCCACGAATCCTCCGGCCAACCCGGCGACCGACGAGCGGTGGAGCCGGTTGGTGGCGTTCAGCGACGAGATCCAGGACGAGGACATCGCGATCTGCGAGATCGTGCAACGCAACCTGCGGTCGCGCGTCTATGACCGGGGCCGCTACTCCGCCAAGCGCGAGAATGGCGTACACCACTTTCACTCGTTGCTCCACGAGTTTCTGACCTGA